From the genome of Gracilinanus agilis isolate LMUSP501 chromosome 2, AgileGrace, whole genome shotgun sequence, one region includes:
- the RNF183 gene encoding E3 ubiquitin-protein ligase RNF183 — protein MAEKMGKEPEAECPVCWNSFNNTFRTPKLLDCRHSFCIECLAHLSLVSSSRHRLLCPLCRHPTVLASDRPVTDLPTDAAILTLLRLEPNHIILEGRHLCFKDERKSRYFLRQPRVYTLNLGVEPESQAGPPQQGALPPAPVPIPSHMSLRECFRNPQFRIFTYLMAVILSVALLLIFSIFWTKQFLWGTG, from the coding sequence ATGGctgagaaaatgggaaaagagccTGAGGCAGAGTGCCCGGTCTGCTGGAACTCATTCAACAATACTTTCCGAACCCCCAAGCTCTTAGACTGCCGCCACTCCTTCTGCATCGAATGCCTGGCCCACCTGAGCCTGGTCTCTTCCTCCCGGCACCGGCTGCTGTGCCCCTTGTGTCGCCACCCTACAGTCCTGGCTTCAGACCGGCCGGTGACTGACCTGCCCACAGACGCTGCCATTCTTACCCTGCTCCGCTTAGAACCCAACCACATCATTCTGGAGGGCCGCCATCTCTGCTTCAAGGATGAGCGCAAAAGCCGATACTTCTTGCGCCAGCCCAGGGTCTACACCCTCAACCTGGGGGTCGAACCGGAGAGCCAAGCAGGTCCACCCCAGCAGGGGGCGTTGCCTCCCGCCCCCGTGCCCATCCCCAGCCACATGTCCCTTCGAGAGTGTTTCCGAAACCCTCAGTTCCGAATCTTTACCTACCTGATGGCTGTCATCCTCAGTGTTGCCTTACTGTTAATCTTCTCCATCTTCTGGACTAAACAGTTCCTCTGGGGTACAGGGTGA
- the WDR31 gene encoding WD repeat-containing protein 31 has translation MGKLHSKIKHNTYKYRTEGYLEENSSIKVVQEYKPAHTDAVSSITALNSAICVSGGKDKMVVAYNWKSGDLLKKFKGHEGEITKVACVLGSNQFFSASRDKTAIMWELNGNSQPTQQFPGHDMVVTGLAVSPDSSQICTGSRDNTLCLWDVSTGERLQRVTISRNLVTHLCWIPREPLILQTSEDKIVRIWDSRGLQVAHRFPIKQHIQTYCDVSPDGYNCISCSSGFEGEGCEATLWDLRQTRSKICEYKGHFQTVTSCVFLPIGLAPMPVIATSSFDSKVKIWNRDTGACLFTLPLDGSGPLTSLAVCDLSFLLCASFNSGIRLLKINNIKGLQMQEVANF, from the exons ATGGGGAAGCTCCATAGCAAAATCAAACACAACACCTACAAATACAG AACTGAAGGATACCTGGAAGAGAATAGTTCTATTAAAGTGGTCCAGGAATACAAACCAGCTCACACTGATGCTGTCAGCTCTATTACTGCTCTGAATTCAGCTATTTGTGTTTCAGGAGGAAAAGATAAG ATGGTTGTAGCCTACAACTGGAAATCTGGAGATTTACTGAAAAAATTCAAAGGACATGAAGGGGAAATCACCAAG GTAGCCTGTGTTTTAGGATCAAACCAATTTTTCAGTGCATCTCGTGACAAGACAGCAATAATGTGGGAGTTAAATGGAAATTCACAACCAACACAACAGTTTCCAGGCCATGATATGGTTGTTACTGGATTAGCTGTGAGTCCAG ATTCTTCACAGATATGTACTGGTTCTCGGGACAATACACTGTGCCTGTGGGATGTAAGCACTGGAGAACGTCTTCAAAGGGTTACCATTTCAAGAAACCTG GTCACTCATCTGTGCTGGATCCCTAGAGAACCACTTATTCTCCAGACCTCCGAAGATAAAATCGTCAG AATTTGGGACAGTCGAGGGTTGCAAGTGGCTCATAGATTTCCTATAAAGCAGCATATTCAGACCTATTGTGATGTCAGTCCAGATGGTTATAACTGCATTTCCTGTAGCAGTGGCTTTGAAGGGGAAGGCTGTGAAGCAACG TTGTGGGATCTACGACAGACTAGAAGTAAAATATGTGAGTATAAAGGACATTTCCAGACAGTGACATCCTGTGTTTTTCTGCCGATTGGGTTAGCTCCAATGCCAGTCATTGCTACCTCCTCATTTGATTCCAAGGTGAAGATTTGGAACAGAGATACTGGAG cctGCCTTTTTACCCTCCCTCTGGATGGATCTGGCCCTTTGACTTCTTTGGCTGTCTGTGACCTCTCCTTCCTACTTTGTGCAAGTTTCAACTCTGGAATTCGCTTACTCAAGATCAATAACATCAAAGGACTGCAGATGCAGGAAGTAGCCAATTTCTGA